One Triplophysa rosa linkage group LG8, Trosa_1v2, whole genome shotgun sequence genomic window, AGCCTCCTCTCCACGTGGCAGCAGACATACTCCCTCTCATAAGCCATCTGAACGAGACGATGCCAACAACAGCCCCAGAGTGGTACTTTACACAGACGCCGCTCATTGTAAAATGCTTTAACACCCCATATCCCATTtttctttatctgttttttttttgtctctctAGAAGCCCAAGCCTTTCAGGCACCTGAGAGTCGAGGCAGTACCTATGGGTCCCCCTGCCCCTCCACCTCAGTCATGCGGCCCCTCGCGAACCCTCAGGGCTCCTGATCCCTTCATTGAGAAACTCCATGCTGTGGATAAAGAGCTTGATCTGAGTCCTCTCTGCATGGAGCCTTACCAGGTACAGACtctcaaacacaaaaaaatctctATTCCTGATATATTTGTCTCTCTCTTTTGTGAGAGTGCCCAATAATATGTGACCCATGATTTCTTGAATGTGAAAAATACAATCTCAaatcttgcaaacaacaattgcATTATGCATAATTTTAAGGACTGCAAATTCTGTTAACCAATAATTAACTATTATTAACAACCCCAtctctaaaataaatgtatgtctACTCTAGGCTCTGAGCAACAGCAGCGGAGGAGAGCCGGATCAGGGTCTGGTAGCTTTTCGGACCCGATCAAAGCGGCCGCTGAGGGACGTTCCTCTGGATCAGCTGGAGGCAAAGCTCCACGCACCAGACATCACGCCAGATATGTACGATAACGTCTTCACACCAGAGGATCGTGAATGGTCTCAGTGGCTGCAGGGACTCATGTCGTCTCACCTGGATAATGAAGGTCAGCAGCTTTAGTGCATAATGTTTTGGCCATCTTTGCTGGatatttaaaagcatttataaaCATACGTATATGATATACGTAAAACATAGCATACGTTTTAAGTTGGTCTCGCACAGAACCAGAAGCACTACATTGCAGGTACAACACAAGTGTCGCCGCCTAGTGGACACCTCTGTTTGTGCAATCTATCACTGTGTTTTCCACACAGCTAGAAAAATCTGGTTGCACGTGAACGGATATCAGTGGACAGTGTTGATGACGAAAATGATGACAAGTTCATTGTCCGCAAGACCAAGCGAAATTCACATTTAGACTGTTAAAAACCCCTTCATGCAAACCTCCTGTTTACCTGAAAGTGAAACCGTTGGCACGGTGGGTGTCCTTTAAACAAATCAATGCCCACGGGTCTATCACGCACTGCCGCTGCTCTCAGACAGATGCTGTCTGAGAGCAGCACTTCTCTCAAATGTCTTAATGGTTTCCTCCGTGTACCACATCAGTAGATTGTGTGTGCGCATCAGCAGTTTTTTCACTTGTGTTTTTTCTCCCCTGACCTTTTCCCTAGTTTACTCTCATCGTCATTATAAATGTGAGTGTGTTTTCACAGGAATTAATTGATGTCTAAAGATGATCTTTTGTCTTTTAGAAGAAGGCGATGAAGACGACGACCCCGAATATAACTTTTTAGAAGATTTAGACGAACCAGATTTGGAAGATTATCGAAATGACCGGGCCGTTCGCATCACAAGTGTGTGCAATTTGAGCTCTGTATAATCATACATTCATATGATATGTGGATTGTACACCGTCATCCGGTTGAGTTGAAGTGTTTGCTTTTAGTAAATGTGTCATGTCTCGATATCTCTTGCAGAGAGGGAAGTCAATGAGCTCATGGAGGAGCTGTTGGAGATGGTGAGTAAGAGATAAGGCACAGTCATCCGGCCATTATGGCAAAATAAACCTGTACAAGGTGACTATTATGCCGTAATAACTGTCGTAATCTGACCCGCATTATGCTACTTAGACATAAAACATCGATTTAAAAGTCCAATGtgtataactatgtcttcagaggtgtataaagaccttacataatgaagcgttatgtttttattatcttagaatgagctatttctatctacacacaccgctggtacatggaattcgccttgttgtttctacagtagccctaaacggacaaactgctctacagagcacattttgtaaatacgttatcccctctgcaaagaagcaaaaatgtgacgacatcttaaccctgtgtcagccaccatagtgcttcgaagaGGAGGGgtagagtgagccgttggttgcagttcgcaacctcaccactagatgtcggtAAATTTCATGCACTGGACCTTATTACTTTTAGTTTTCGCCAAGTACTCAATTGCACCATTATGTTGCCACAGACAAAAGTCAAATAAATGGTTACTGTACCAAATTATTTCACatctgtgtttagcagaacaatgCATTGAAGATGATTTAACACCAACAGAAACAAACTAAAGCGAAAAAGTGAAACTGTGTCACGCCTCACTGTTTTTTCCTGCAGTTTCACGATGAGTTGGCAGTCAATGAACAAGATGAGGAAGGTCATGAGGAAGATGAGGAACGTGATGAGGAGGCCAATAACACCCCACAATTCAATGTTCCTCAAGCCATCAGGTAACACGCACACACCAGGCCTATATTTAAACACCTCGTATGCTCATGCAcacatctttctttttttgtatatataaacatatttctGTACCTACACACCTGTCTCCCAGTACACACTCTTGTTAGGCCATCGTCAGATAAGCCGTCGGTCAACAGAAAGCCTGTCATCtcctgttgtgtgtgtttgccttAAATGTGCTTGAACTACTGTACACACCGAGTGTTCTTGGCAACATGCTCAAGATCTCTTGTATCTCGTTCATAAAATACTTAAGATGTGATCATTACAGGACATCCACTTCAACATCTGTGTCTGTTAAAAAGATAAACATACATCCACACACATTTGGGTTTTAACATATAGAGTAATACAAAGCTATGTTACACATATAGCACACATGCGTCCTCCCTTAGGGACAGAGCAGCAGAGGGGTGCTGTGTCTGTTTGGGTAGGGAGGCAGAGAAATGCTCTAATGTGTTCGATTGTATCTCTGCAGTACAAGAACTCAATATGGACACACTACAGAGCTACATTACACACGTTCACTTGTGAGTGAGCACACAAATCGTGCAGGTCTTTACGTTACTGTGACAGCTGAAAAGATCATACAGTGTTCTTGTGCTACGTGCAGAAGCCAGGTGCACAGGCTTGAAATAGAGCTCGCTTACAGGGATAGATAACAGCTacatgcacgcgcacacacacacacacacacacacacacacacacacacaaacctccGAGACCTACAGAATGggcccttaaagtgatagttcaccttcaaaatgaaaattcatttcatacaggtttaaaatgacaagagggtgagtaaatgatgacagaatttacattttgaaggtgaactattccgtTAAACCACCTGCCCACCAGTCTCTCCCTGAAgcctttttaagaccttttttaaCAGGTAACAGGTTATTGACATTTTGAACAGAATTGTGTTAGTCAACACCGGGCTGACAGATTGTTATGGATTATTATTTAACTGCAACTCACAGTTTGTATACGTGACCCATCTGTGTCAGTGCGTTGTGGGTACAGGCAGAGATGTGGCTGATGGGAGTTTCTAAATGTTAACGAGGGACATTGACgtctgtttgatttttttttccaTACAGGAAGTGGaaagtgtgcgtgcgtgcactaTAGACAGATCTCTTTAATGGTCATTTAGTAGGGTACAGAGAGCATGAGAGACACGGTCTGTTTAATTAACTGCTCTCATTCATAAAATGGCTTTGAGATCGTATAGTAAACTGAGGTTgggtgttttttccatttctattTACTCTATGAACATCTAGCTATAAGCCATGTCACACTGTGGGATATAAGTTGTCAATAATGGGACAAAAAAACAAGACTATTTTGCTGTAGTAAGATATTAACGTTCTAGTAAATATGAACTACTCATTTTCCGTGGTTCTTAATGTGTCTGTTAGGTTTGAGGAGCCACTGGCTCATATGTTGACAGCATGCAGGCGGACGGTCAGAGAGCAGATGGACGCCCTGCAGCAGAGGAGGGAAAACCAGGCTCGCGCTACCCAGCATGCACCTGGGCCTGGTGTGGTTCTCGTGCAGCCCAGCTGTCCTCTGGTGGTCGCCCAGACTCAAAGAAAACAGCTGCAGCAGCAAATACAACAAGTAAACCAAAAGATGGTTtcatacacaaaacacaagaaaGGATGGATTAAGGGCTTTTAGATACACGgcaacacaaatacacacacacacatatatataaatatatacagtgccctccactaatattggcacccttggtaaatatgagcaaagaaggctgtaaaaataaatctgcattgtttctcattttgatcttttatttacaaaattccAAAATTTCATggaaggaaaacaatttgaagtagggCGAAtatcacactgtaaaaaaaaatgtctccCATACatgttggccacaattattggcctCAGTTTACGATACGAtctcaaagaaaaaaataataattttctatagggttcaggtcagggaactgggatggctatggcatGATCTTGATTTTGTGCTTAGTGAGTCATTTATGTTGACTGTTGTTATTTTCCTGACACTAAAATTCAACTAATTTCTGCAATTCTCCATCTATGATATTTGGAAAGTCtttggccacacaaaatattatcTTTGCTGTGCATTATaacaatatagacacacattctctttcaggcagatttgcaacatctccagtccattcAAACTTCTTATttattgccctgatgttggaaatgggaatttttattgtttgaaccatttccttttaaatccactttctattttgtgtagctcaacaatcttttgctgcacatcagaactatattatttggttttacccattgtgatgatgaatgattaagggggtttgggctttgtgttacttaatattattctcctgtgcaacaagaagtcatgactggacaacatcatgtttctagtcaccttggtgtgctcagaaaatgttaatataaatgggAATATACTCATATTACTCATaaggtattttactcataagaatttctagggGTGCCAAAAATTGCCACCGGGATGTATTAGTATTGTATTTTAAAGTTTAtctcttgtgtttgtttacagcACGTCCAGTTATTGACACAGGCCAATATGCTTTGCAGCCCAGTGGAAGCGCTACAGAGCGAAGCTCAAACCACCAAACATTTTCTGGTAAGATGACGTTGCAGAGGACATAGGATAATGCGTCAGCTGTTTACTATTGCATGTGTCAGTGGGCTCTTAGAGCAACTTTACCcaaaattttaataaaaaacgaATTCAGATAAAAGATACATGACGTTTCATGCTTGAGCTAGACGGCTGTTTTAAGACCAGATGTAGCATCGCAAAAATGACCAATAACCCATGAAGAGGAAAATTCTCaataaattgtctttttaaGAGATGCTCTACGAGTCGTCATTCTGACTGCACTGTAATTTGTTCTTGTCCTGGGTTGACAGGGGGAGTTGCTGTCATTTGCGGAGAGAGCCGAGGAGGGGAGGACTACGATTAATCCAGGTTTCAGAAGCGTGTTCCGAGTGTGTAACTTAGAACCATCCCTTAAGCTGCTGGAGAAGTTGAACCAATGTCCTTTTCCTGCCCACCTCCCTCCCAAACCCACATGCCATAACGCAGGTGAGGCACATCACAAATAATTCACATCAACCAGAACAAGCACAAGCGTGGATGCACGTATGTCTGATGTTCTCTGTGCTTCTGCAGCCCACTCGTACCCGTTTCTCCCCGCTGGTCTGGCGTGGCTGTTCGCCACACGCTCTGCGTTTCTGTACCCAGAACTTCTGCCGAACTGCAGTCTGGATCCGGCCCTGCACCCTCCCCGCGGCAAATATTATCACACCAAAGCAGAGGACAGGTACATATTACCCATGAATCACTAGAATtcaacattacacaaacatcCGACAGCAATTTCAAAAATTTCACTGTGGGATAAATGGTAACAGGTTGTATTAAGGTAAGAAATAACCTTTCATAATGTGGCACTGACCTTACAGCCTTGTGTAAGGTGTTCCATACACATGCAAATGAGACGTTTGCCCTTCAGAGTAAGTGGTACACAGTGGTTTTCACTTTGGAATTGAATTTAGTGAAAGACAGTGAAAGATGACCTTTAGAAACCATGTGATTATATGTGCTTTGGACTTTTCGCTGACTCACGGCCGTGTATGAAAGGAACCACTTTTCAATACGACTGACTTTCACATTGAAAACACTTGATGAAGCAGTGAAGCATACTTACAgctgacctctctctctctctctctctctctctctctagtctCATAGTCTTAGGTTTAAAGCACTTTGCTCAGACAGAGTTTCCTTATCACCTGATGAGCCGGTATCTCATCAGGACCATACGTCAGGATCAGCTCCGTGTACGTGTGAAGGACTTGGCATCCAGACGTGGACACAACATTATCAAGGTGATTCGCAGAAAATCTGTTTGTTCGGCGGTCCATCCTGATAAACACTCAGTTGACTCAGTTATCTCAGGTTGTAGTGATGCGTGTAttgtatgtaatgtaatataattttgtatttcCTAGTTTTATTGTCAGAACCGCGTGGTTCCTCCTCTGCCGGTGATGTGCAGCCCTGTTTCGCCTGGAGAAGAGCGCCCTCCTGTGGAGAGAGAACAGAGCATCATGCCCACCTGGCTGAGGGTAAAAACCAAAACCTTTTTTCACTTAATCCTGAATTCCAATATGATCATGATGACTTAAATTCTATCTTTACAGAAAAGTTTACCGAGCATCCATAGGGCAGTTTTTCAGTCCTGTTCGAAGGTGACCTCAACCACCAAAACTTCCGACCTTGTCTTTCCTAAAGGATCAAAATACCCACAATTCCTCCCTAAAGGCGTTCATCTGCGCCTGCACCCCGCATGGAACACATCTCGCCCACAGCTGCCCAAACCCCGGCCTCTGGGTGGTTTTTCCTGCCCTACTCTCGTACCATTAGCTAAAGCCCCTCCATGTCCCACAGGTAATTTATTACCCAATGTCTCCACACCAACTCACAGTGTATTTTTATTGGCCCAAGCACCTAGCACATCCATGAATGGAGTCCTCCCATTGGTCCATCCTCCTTCAACACCTGCCCATGGGATGGTGCCGCAGAGCACTTCTTTTCCTATTAACTTCCAGTATATCACCCCAGAATTGGGGTCTGCTATTCCAATGCACCCACCTGCCAACGTGCCCCCCACTTTAGTGCCGATACCCCCATCTGTCGACAGTTCTCTGCATACTGCCATGATGGTTAGGACAAGTGGTGTGCAACGGGGACGAAACATGTCAGATAAGCTCAAAAAACAGACAATACCTAGAAAATTTGCACCTTTGAAACCAGCCCCCCAACTGCCCAAAATAATGCCGCTGCCCTCCACAACCATGAACAATGCACGCAACTCTGTTGTTGTTATGGAACAGGCAATACCTTTGAATGTCACACAGAATATTGCCGCTCAGACTAATGAAAATGCCTGTCTTGTGACTGCCGCACAGAGATTGGTCACATCTCAAGACATAATCATTCAGTTATCAGAATGTAACATTTTACATACCACCCCCATTCAGAATACTGTTGAAAAGGGTCAAATGAGTCTTCAAAGTCGTGTTCCACCAGCCAGCTCACAGAGCTCCTCACCTCTGATGGCATCACCAGCAGACAGTTCTCAGTATGTGCTGGTTCCGACTGTTACACAAACAGGAGTGCCACAGTTTTTACTCCTGCCCAAAGACTCATTGGTTGTAAACCAACCTGCCGCAATTTCTGCTGAATGTGCACCAGTTGTGCCACATCACCATGTTTCTTTTGAGATTTCTTCTGGTCCTGTGCTCAATAACACAAAGAGAGCTGAGCAGCCTTTGAATATTGTAACACCTGTGCCAGTAAGTGTGGAGGATGATGGGAAGGAAGTGAGTAAGGAGGAGGTAGAAGCAAAAATGACCGGTGATCGATGGGAAGAAGAAATGGCGGGTGCTCTCTTCGGCAGTCCTCTCCTGGCGCTCTCCGAATCCTCCTGTAGCCCCGACTCTAGTCTAACCAGCACAGATGCTAGTGTGGACAGTGGTGCCGAAGCTTCGGTGAGGGAAGAGATGGACACGAAACGTCTTTCTGATAGTGAGAAACAGGAGAGTGATGAGTCTGACAGCTGGGAACCACCCGGAGTGCTCAAACACAGCACAGGGGATGGGAAGGACAAACAGTCCAAAGGGGGAGAGAATGAGGGCAATAGGGAAGAAGGACGGGGAGAGGGGAGGGAAAGTGGTGGAGGTGGAGAGCGTGATGAAGATAAAGATGGAGAAAACAGTGGAGACGGAGAAAGCGGTGAGAAGAGAGATGGAGATGGAGGTGGAGATAAAGGACCAGAGGAGAGGGATGGAGACGGAGAAAAAGATGGAGATGGCGAGCGtgatgaggaggaggaagatTTTGACGACCTCACACAGGATGAAGATGAggaggaagtgatgtcatcgGCGTCGGAGGAATCTGTGCTTTCAGTTCCGGAACTTCAGGTTTGTGTGAAAAGGGATGCATTTAAGAATTTTAACTCttcagtttgtgttgtttcataGTTTGGTTGACTTTATTTTCACTCTTTGCATTGTAGAATAATAAAGAATGAGTAGGTGTGTTTAAACTTAACTGGTTGTGTATTTACTTGGACTCGCATGACTTATGTTATGTGTCCTTTTTTTGCAGGAGACAATGGAGAAGTTGACCTGGTTGGCATCAGAGAGGAGACTGTGCCAAGAGGGAGACTCCGAGGAGGACAATTCCCCCATGTCTCCAACATCTCCCACCTCCCCAAACTCCCAGAACTCCCCTGCGTCCCAGAATTCACAGGAGGAGAACTCGGAGGATGAAGAGGATGGAGTGATGAAGGGTGATGAGATGGAATCCGGGGAAGGTGAAGGTGGAAAGCTTCCTGAGGGAGATGCACCACCAGGCGATGACCCTCCACAGGCCAGCGGGAGAGGAGGGGGGCGTGGCAGAGGTCAGCAACCGGTTCCCACTTTGTCATCTTTTCAGTGATATCCAATTGGTAATGCCTGATTGatgaatgtgaaatattttcattctttttctgTAGGGCGTGGCCGACCTCCCCCTCGTAGCCTCAAGCGTGGTCGGCGTCAGGAACGAGGCAGTAAAGATGCCTCGAAGCTTCTACTACTGTATGATGACCACATCCTGGACAACGATCCAATGAGAGAGAGCAAAGACATGGCCTTT contains:
- the gon4lb gene encoding GON-4-like protein isoform X2, with the translated sequence MKMGWKRKASPDPQLEHVKIPKRECVNTSHFSHKLLTSSWRRKVSTPTKRKSWTSIHAPSPGRQAHRFKCQEQKSSEDHVEDESDGVQSSPVSSPLQSEEDAELGLVITVDEDRCELEESLNGVNVKNVMTQREGEILKVNEETEKMAERLEQEDESEEELRKLDRDLTFKSQKLKLSAVNVRNIIHEVVTNEHVVAMMKAAIRDTQDMPMFEPKMTRSKLKEVVQKGVGMGNWNISPIKKPNETKLPQFVDIPLQEEEDSSDEEYCPDEDEEDETAEETFLESDVESTASSPRGSRHTPSHKPSERDDANNSPRVKPKPFRHLRVEAVPMGPPAPPPQSCGPSRTLRAPDPFIEKLHAVDKELDLSPLCMEPYQALSNSSGGEPDQGLVAFRTRSKRPLRDVPLDQLEAKLHAPDITPDMYDNVFTPEDREWSQWLQGLMSSHLDNEEEGDEDDDPEYNFLEDLDEPDLEDYRNDRAVRITKREVNELMEELLEMFHDELAVNEQDEEGHEEDEERDEEANNTPQFNVPQAIRFEEPLAHMLTACRRTVREQMDALQQRRENQARATQHAPGPGVVLVQPSCPLVVAQTQRKQLQQQIQQHVQLLTQANMLCSPVEALQSEAQTTKHFLGELLSFAERAEEGRTTINPGFRSVFRVCNLEPSLKLLEKLNQCPFPAHLPPKPTCHNAAHSYPFLPAGLAWLFATRSAFLYPELLPNCSLDPALHPPRGKYYHTKAEDSLIVLGLKHFAQTEFPYHLMSRYLIRTIRQDQLRVRVKDLASRRGHNIIKFYCQNRVVPPLPVMCSPVSPGEERPPVEREQSIMPTWLRKSLPSIHRAVFQSCSKVTSTTKTSDLVFPKGSKYPQFLPKGVHLRLHPAWNTSRPQLPKPRPLGGFSCPTLVPLAKAPPCPTGNLLPNVSTPTHSVFLLAQAPSTSMNGVLPLVHPPSTPAHGMVPQSTSFPINFQYITPELGSAIPMHPPANVPPTLVPIPPSVDSSLHTAMMVRTSGVQRGRNMSDKLKKQTIPRKFAPLKPAPQLPKIMPLPSTTMNNARNSVVVMEQAIPLNVTQNIAAQTNENACLVTAAQRLVTSQDIIIQLSECNILHTTPIQNTVEKGQMSLQSRVPPASSQSSSPLMASPADSSQYVLVPTVTQTGVPQFLLLPKDSLVVNQPAAISAECAPVVPHHHVSFEISSGPVLNNTKRAEQPLNIVTPVPVSVEDDGKEVSKEEVEAKMTGDRWEEEMAGALFGSPLLALSESSCSPDSSLTSTDASVDSGAEASVREEMDTKRLSDSEKQESDESDSWEPPGVLKHSTGDGKDKQSKGGENEGNREEGRGEGRESGGGGERDEDKDGENSGDGESGEKRDGDGGGDKGPEERDGDGEKDGDGERDEEEEDFDDLTQDEDEEEVMSSASEESVLSVPELQETMEKLTWLASERRLCQEGDSEEDNSPMSPTSPTSPNSQNSPASQNSQEENSEDEEDGVMKGDEMESGEGEGGKLPEGDAPPGDDPPQASGRGGGRGRGRGRPPPRSLKRGRRQERGSKDASKLLLLYDDHILDNDPMRESKDMAFAQSYLNRVREALQDVPGKVEEFLGLLYEFDQAGDSQSVLELFSQLKPLLRDWPDLLKDFAAFLLPEQALECGLFEEQQAFDRSRRFLRQLEISFGENPSHYQKIVRALQSGTALSPAGIDELKAQMATLLKGHTHLQGEFWMFFDEMRTPPARPGQFEEAVWLDEVGTGIDGEGCLVVGSGGGVWGGFEEVTLPDLEEDDESHKIRQISGRSKRRKEMLTHGNYKDCDWPEKDCLCPCHDSSHTKHRRHKRKGCLRCHSNKATNSSKVLKSRDSAFLSADPQAERGGEEKEEERGPEDDGEAEKEVKDEAGSGANSPCHDGDGTVWEEGERFPSPIPKEQEKQNEEDDEKQEEHHIQTSQRQRNEEDVSAETGERDLSTLSPAIDTPVCAKNISLTASGERVILWTREADRVILTACQQQGANHSTFQAVSEQLGNKTASEVSTRFRDLMRLFHTSACQASSEDEATEQQSATDEEQD
- the gon4lb gene encoding GON-4-like protein isoform X1, with translation MKMGWKRKASPDPQLEHVKIPKRECVNTSHFSHKLLTSSWRRKVSTPTKRKSWTSIHAPSPGRQAHRFKCQEQKSSEDHVEDESDGVQSSPVSSPLQSEEDAELGLVITVDEDRCELEESLNGVNVKNVMTQREGEILKVNEETEKMAERLEQEDESEEELRKLDRDLTFKSQKLKLSAVNVRNIIHEVVTNEHVVAMMKAAIRDTQDMPMFEPKMTRSKLKEVVQKGVGMGNWNISPIKKPNETKLPQFVDIPLQEEEDSSDEEYCPDEDEEDETAEETFLESDVESTASSPRGSRHTPSHKPSERDDANNSPRVKPKPFRHLRVEAVPMGPPAPPPQSCGPSRTLRAPDPFIEKLHAVDKELDLSPLCMEPYQALSNSSGGEPDQGLVAFRTRSKRPLRDVPLDQLEAKLHAPDITPDMYDNVFTPEDREWSQWLQGLMSSHLDNEEEGDEDDDPEYNFLEDLDEPDLEDYRNDRAVRITKREVNELMEELLEMFHDELAVNEQDEEGHEEDEERDEEANNTPQFNVPQAIRFEEPLAHMLTACRRTVREQMDALQQRRENQARATQHAPGPGVVLVQPSCPLVVAQTQRKQLQQQIQQHVQLLTQANMLCSPVEALQSEAQTTKHFLGELLSFAERAEEGRTTINPGFRSVFRVCNLEPSLKLLEKLNQCPFPAHLPPKPTCHNAAHSYPFLPAGLAWLFATRSAFLYPELLPNCSLDPALHPPRGKYYHTKAEDSLIVLGLKHFAQTEFPYHLMSRYLIRTIRQDQLRVRVKDLASRRGHNIIKFYCQNRVVPPLPVMCSPVSPGEERPPVEREQSIMPTWLRKSLPSIHRAVFQSCSKVTSTTKTSDLVFPKGSKYPQFLPKGVHLRLHPAWNTSRPQLPKPRPLGGFSCPTLVPLAKAPPCPTGNLLPNVSTPTHSVFLLAQAPSTSMNGVLPLVHPPSTPAHGMVPQSTSFPINFQYITPELGSAIPMHPPANVPPTLVPIPPSVDSSLHTAMMVRTSGVQRGRNMSDKLKKQTIPRKFAPLKPAPQLPKIMPLPSTTMNNARNSVVVMEQAIPLNVTQNIAAQTNENACLVTAAQRLVTSQDIIIQLSECNILHTTPIQNTVEKGQMSLQSRVPPASSQSSSPLMASPADSSQYVLVPTVTQTGVPQFLLLPKDSLVVNQPAAISAECAPVVPHHHVSFEISSGPVLNNTKRAEQPLNIVTPVPVSVEDDGKEVSKEEVEAKMTGDRWEEEMAGALFGSPLLALSESSCSPDSSLTSTDASVDSGAEASVREEMDTKRLSDSEKQESDESDSWEPPGVLKHSTGDGKDKQSKGGENEGNREEGRGEGRESGGGGERDEDKDGENSGDGESGEKRDGDGGGDKGPEERDGDGEKDGDGERDEEEEDFDDLTQDEDEEEVMSSASEESVLSVPELQETMEKLTWLASERRLCQEGDSEEDNSPMSPTSPTSPNSQNSPASQNSQEENSEDEEDGVMKGDEMESGEGEGGKLPEGDAPPGDDPPQASGRGGGRGRGRGRPPPRSLKRGRRQERGSKDASKLLLLYDDHILDNDPMRESKDMAFAQSYLNRVREALQDVPGKVEEFLGLLYEFDQAGDSQSVLELFSQLKPLLRDWPDLLKDFAAFLLPEQALECGLFEEQQAFDRSRRFLRQLEISFGENPSHYQKIVRALQSGTALSPAGIDELKAQMATLLKGHTHLQGEFWMFFDEMRTPPARPGQFEEAVWLDEVGTGIDGEGCLVVGSGGGVWGGFEEVTLPDLEEDDESHKIRQISGRSKRRKEMLTHGNYKQDCDWPEKDCLCPCHDSSHTKHRRHKRKGCLRCHSNKATNSSKVLKSRDSAFLSADPQAERGGEEKEEERGPEDDGEAEKEVKDEAGSGANSPCHDGDGTVWEEGERFPSPIPKEQEKQNEEDDEKQEEHHIQTSQRQRNEEDVSAETGERDLSTLSPAIDTPVCAKNISLTASGERVILWTREADRVILTACQQQGANHSTFQAVSEQLGNKTASEVSTRFRDLMRLFHTSACQASSEDEATEQQSATDEEQD